DNA sequence from the Eisenibacter elegans DSM 3317 genome:
TGTTGTGCTTCTTGGATCAGCGCATCAAGCACTAGACGGCCGTCGGCTCCGGCTTCGTTCCAAGCAGCACTACTGATGCGCTCTTGCTCGTTGTCAAGGTCTGTAAAGAGCCAAGGCTGCACAGGGGGGTTGGAGATGATGAGATCAAAGGTCTTGCCTTCTAAGGCCTGAAAGCGGTCGCTTTGTATGCTTTCTGCATCTTTGAAGCCATTGAGACGGGCGTTGACCTTAGCAATTTGGACTGCGGGCTGGCAGTAGTCTGTCAAGGTGATTTGTTTGGCTCCCAAAAGCGCGCATGCGATTCCGATAATGCCCGTACCAGTACCCATATCGAGTACAGTTTTGCCGCCGAGGTGGTCTAGGTATTGGTGGGTGTACAAAAAATTGAGCATTTCGGTGGCGCTATAAGGCTGCCAAACGCTAGGGTCTACAAGCATTTCTAACTCTCTACCGACTACGCGGTATTTTTTGAGGTTGAGGTGCTCTCTGAGCAAGTGATTGGGTGTCTTTTGTTCCGGTTTCATGGGGTCTTGTCAGTTGCCTACCTGTACTACTGTTTAATGCTGCAAAAAGTTGCTAAGTACCACTAGTTTTGTTGTAAGATTGTCCTTCCACCTACAAGATTAGCCTATGGCTTGTCAAACTCTTCATATTCTTCATACTCTTCCTCTTCTTCGCTTTTCTTTTTCTCTTCGGTAGTTTTTTTCTGTTTGTTGGGGTCATTCACCACTACAATCTGTACCTTATCAGGCACTATCATTGCCGTAGGGAACTCTTGTTTGAGGCGATTGTAGTACTTGATATACTCTGTCTGCTCTAAGAAGTCTCCTACTTTTACGCGATAGTTGGGCGCGCTATAGGTCATATACGCGGACATTTTGGGGAAGATGCGGTATGAGGAAGCCTTGGCGCGTTCGGCTTCTTCGCGGCTGCGGCCTCGATAGATTTGTATGCGGTAGCCGTCGAAAGTTCCGGTAGAAATAGGGGCTACATAGCGTACAGGCTTGGTATCCAATACCTTATGAAGGCGTTGGGTAATACTCAGTTCAAAGCCCGTAGTATCAGCGGGCAGGCTGATGGTGATGGTTTGAGGGTTGCCTTCAAAGGTTTCGGGGCTATAAGGGTATTGCACCCGGTGTTGGGCAAGATCTTCCCGATAGTCGTTTACTGTTGTTGCCTTGGGCAAGCCCTTGGGAGTACAGGCCGCAAGTAGGGCCATCAGGCTCCACAGAGGCCACAAACGCAAATTTTTCATAAGCATAGGAAAAAGCTCCACACCTTTTGATTGTTGAAAAATGGTGTGGAGCGACTGATGTATTAATCAATGATGACGCAGCGGTTGTTTTTCAAATCCTGCTCAACGGTTTTGTATTTGACATCTTTCTTGATGCTGCCGTCGGTGTATTGTACAGTTACTTTGTCGTTGCGCCCGATAGTTTTATCAGATTTGATTGGCTCGGCAATGCGCTCTGGCATAGGGGCGGTAGGCAGGGGTGCACTAGGGGTATTGCCTCCAAACTCTGGTTTGTTTTCGCGCAGCTTGGGCTGTTGGCGACGTGGAGTAGGGCGAGCCTCGCTCATTTGGTTAGGCTCTACACGGGGCACATCGGCCTTGAGTAAGAAGCTGACCGTCTGCCGGTTGAGGTTAGACACAAAGCTGCTAAACAACTGGAAGGCCTCAAACTTATAGACCAAGAGCGGGTCTTTTTGCTCATGAACAGCCATTTGTACCGACTGCTTGAGGTCGTCCATCTCACGGAGGTGTTCTTTCCAGAGTTGGTCTATCAAGGCGAGGGTAATATTTTTCTCCATCGACTTGATCAAGTGCTGCCCTTGGGTTTCGCAAGCTTTTTGTAGGTTGGCAGCCACATTGATTTGGCGTTTCCCGTCCGTAAACGGCACGACAATTTCTTCGACTACCGCTCCCTTTTCTTGGCGAATATCTTCCAAGATTGGCAAAATTTGCTCCGCGATACGGTCATTTTTGGCCTTATAGCTACGAAGCGCTCCTTGATAGAGCAGGTCGGTCAGTTGCTCGGCAGATACTTTGGAAAATTGCTCTAGGCTTACGGGCAGTTCTATACCTAGGTTGGTATAAACAGCCAGTTTGAAGCTTTCATAAGCATCTTCACCTTGGTAGCCTTGGGCAATATCTTCACTGGTTTGATACAACATATTGAGGATATCGACTTCAAGGCGCTCGCCGTGGAGGGCGGTATGGCGGCGTTTGTAGACAATCTCGCGCTGGGCGTTCATGACATCATCATACTCCAAAAGACGCTTACGAATACCGAAGTTATTTTCTTCTACTTTTTTCTGTGCACGTTCGATAGACTTGGTAATCATCGAATGTTGAATAACTTCTCCTTCTTGGAAGCCCATGCGGTCCATAAACTTGGCGATACGGTCGGAGCCAAAACGGCGCATGAGATCGTCTTCAAGGCTGACAAAAAACTGCGAGCTACCGGGGTCGCCTTGGCGGCCTGAGCGACCTCGGAGCTGTCGGTCTACGCGGCGTGATTCGTGGCGCTCGGTACCGATGATGGCCAAGCCTCCGGCAGATTTTGACTCAGGAGTAAGCTTGATGTCTGTACCACGACCAGCCATATTGGTAGCGATGGTTACGGTACCGGGCTTACCAGCTTCGGCCACAATTTCGGCTTCTTTTTGGTGAAGCTTGGCGTTGAGGACTTGGTGTTTGATTTTGCGGATAGTCAGCATACGGCTGAGCAATTCCGAAATCTCGACCGAGGTAGTCCCTACCAATACAGGGCGGCCTTGTTCGGTTAGGCGCACGACTTCCTCAGCAACGGCGTTGAATTTCTCGCGGATGGTTTTGAAGACCAAATCTTGCTCGTCTTTGCGGGCAATGGGCACATTGGTCGGGATGACCGTAACATCGAGTTTGTAGATTTCCCAAAACTCTGAGGCTTCCGTTTCGGCAGTACCAGTCATACCAGACAGTTTATGATACATTCGGAAGTAGTTTTGGAGCGTAATAGTCGCGTAGGTTTGGGTTGCGTCTTCGATTTTGACGTTTTCCTTGGCCTCTAGGGCTTGGTGTAGCCCATCAGAGTAGCGGCGGCCTTCCATCACACGGCCTGTCTGCTCGTCTACAATTTTGACTTTGCCGTCGACGATGATATAATCCACCTCTCGTTCGAAGAGCGCATAGGCTTTTAGTAGCTGGTTGACGGCGTGGATACGCTGTGCTTTGATGCTATAGTCATTGATGACCGCTTCTTTTTGGGCGAGCTTTTCTTCTTCGCTCAAGTCTGCCTTTTCTTCGATATTGTTAATTTCTACCCCAATATCAGGCAAGATAAAGAAGCTTGGGTCTTCACTATTGCCAGTGATAAACTCGAGTCCTTTTTCGGTAAGGTCTATTTGGTTATTTTTTTCGTCTATTGTAAAATAGAGCGGTTGGTCTGCCTCGGGCATTTGGCGGGCATTGTCTTGTAGGTAGTAGTTTTCTACCTTCTGCATCATTGTCCGCATGCCGGGTTCGCTCAAGAACTTAATCAGTGGTTTGTTTTTGGGCAATCCACGGAAGGCGCGGAACAGCGGCAAGCCTGCATCTTTTTCCTTCCCTTCTTTGACGAGGCGTTTGGCTTCGCTAAGGAAGTTTTGTACTACTTTTTTCTGCTCTTCAACCACCCGTTGGATACGTGGTTTTAGCTCATAGTACTCGTGTTCGTCGCCTCTTGGGATAGGGCCGGAGATAATCAGCGGTGTTCGGGCATCATCAATCAATACTGAGTCTACCTCATCAATCATAGCATAGTGATGACGGCGCTGCACGATTTGGTCTATCTCCCTGGCCATATTGTCGCGCAGGTAGTCAAAGCCAAATTCGTTATTCGTCCCATAAGTAATATCGGCACGATAGGCTGCTTTTCGTTCTTCAGAGTTGGGCTCATACTTATCGATACAGTCTACGATCATTCCGTGGAATTCAAAGATAGGAGCCATCCACTCAGAGTCACGTTTGGCCAAGTAGTCGTTTACCGTAACGATGTGTACCCCTCTGCCTGCGAGGGCGTTGAGGAATGCGGGTAAGGTAGCGACGAGCGTTTTGCCTTCTCCGGTGGCCATTTCGGCTATTTTACCTTCATGTAATACAACTCCACCGATGATTTGCACATCATAATGAAGCATATCCCAAGTAACGGTATTGCCTGCTGCCTGCCAGCTGTTGTGCCAGATGGCTGTTTCACCATTGATTTCGACATTGGCCTTCCGAGCAGCTATCTGCCGGTCATGCATATTGGCCTGTACTCGAAGCTGTTTATTTTCTTTAAAACGGCGGGCCGTTTCTTTGACAATAGCAAAAGCCTTAGGCAAAATATCTATCAAAACCTCTTCGAGGCGTTCATTACGCTTATCTTCTAAGCTATCTATTTGTGCAAAAATAGCTTCCTTAGTACTCAAATCAGTGGATTCGGCTGCTTGAGCTTGTAGGTCGCTAATTTGAGTATCGATACTTTGTAGCTGGTCAGCAATATGCGCCCGCAAGTCGGCGGAGCGCTGGCGTAGTTCGTCAGGGCTGATAGATTGTAATGTTGCCCACTCCTGGTTTACCTTGGTTACGTAAGGAAGCAAGCGTTTGAGGTCGCGCTCATATTTAGAACCAAATAGTTTGGTTACGACTTTGGTTACGAGGTTTGACATATGTTATAATAATGCAGAATGCTTTTGAACTATCAAGTGCAAAGTTAGTTTTTTTCGTAAAAAGAAGCCAAGAACCTTATCATATTCCCACATAAAAACTGCTTGGCTTGTAGCTTCTTCGGCAAAAGTCTAGCTTTGTAAGGAACAGAGCGCCTATATACTTTGTCCAAATTCTGACTCGTTTATATAAACCAAGTGTCTTGGCTTGCGTTATAAGGATGTTTATATACTCCGTACTTCACTTTTTTCCTAAAAACTACTGCTTACTTACTGATCCAAGAAATATGCTCACTGTCAAGAATCTATCCCAGCGTTATGGCCAGTTGGCCGTGCTCGACCGTATTAGTTTTGAGATTGCCACAGGGGAAGTCTGCGCGATTATAGGCCCTTCGGGCAGCGGCAAAACCACCTTGTTGGGTTTGTGTGCTGGCTTAGACAGCGCCACCGAGGGGGAAATTTACCTACTCGACCACCCGCTACACCGCCTAGGCGAAGAAGCACGAACTGCTGTCCGCAACCGTCATGTCGGATTTGTGTTTCAAAACTTTCAGCTGATTCCTACCCTTACGGCGCTCGAAAATGTGATGATTCCGCTGGAGCTAAACCGCAAGCCCAATGCCCGCCGTCAGGCCGCCGAATGGCTCGACAAAGTAGGCCTAAGCGCCCGCCAACGTCATTATCCTGTACAGCTCTCTGGCGGTGAGCAGCAGCGTGTAGCCTTGGCGAGGGCTTTTGCCAACCAGCCCCAAATCTTGTTTGCGGATGAACCCACCGGCAACCTAGATACCGAAACCGGGCAAGCTATCGAAGCCTTGCTTTTTGAGCTAAACCAAAGCCATCAAACAACACTCATCCTCGTTACACACGACCCCGAGCTCGCCGAAAAAGCCCAACACGTTATTGCGCTCAAAGGCGGCCAAATCGTCTCACAATCACATCAGGAGGGTTTTATCGCAAAGTGAGTCGCTTTTTTTCAGTTTTTTGTCAAAATAGAACAATATTTGCGAAACTAAACACTGCAACCAAGCATACAGCACTGAATGAACCCTTTACTGAAGATTTTATGGCTGTTGGGGCTAAGCCTTTGGATAAACAACCTGCTATATGCACAAGAAACGCTCAAGAAAGAGAAAATATACACCCTGAGTGCCGAAGAACAACTCGCATATAACGAAAACTCACTGGGCGTTTATCAAGACGAATTGGGCTACATTGTCGTAACAGCCAAGCTTACTAGCAACAGAACAAGCCGCACATACCATATACAGGGCAAATCGTATGGTCCTTATGACCGCCCAGTGGTGGATAAACCCGTATTTTCGCGCTGGGGTTGGGGATTTATTGACTCCAAGGGCGAAGTTTCGGATATTGTCGTCAACGGCGAACGTATCGGCAGACACAAAGAACCACAATACCCCCTAGAGCTTAAAATGTCACAGGGGGCTTGGGCGTATTTGCTCTACGATATGCTCACGGGCAACTCAATCGTCAAATACAATGGCAAGGAATATGGGCCTTATAAAAGCCTCAAAAACTGCTATCTCAACCACAAAGGCGATATTTGCGCCATTGCCTACAGCAACAAACCCGGAGAGTATAAGCTCTTCTTTACCCACGACCGTAGCGAGGTAGGGCCTTTTTTACAAATCCTTGACTTTAAATTTCTAGAAGGAGATGGTAATCGCTGGGTGATGACTGTCAAGAAAACTAACGATGCCTTTACAGTCGTTACCAATCAAGGCGAAGTAGGGTCTTTTAGCCTCTTGATGCCGGGGTACACCAAGGAAGCTGCAAATATTTTGGCCGAAGGGGTAAACTATGGTATGCCAGTACGGCACGAAGGACAAATTTATTTTTTGGCCAACGACGAGCTTTATGGTCCCTATGCAGATTACCCCAAGCAAGTCAGCTTTGGGAAGGCCTTCAACCGATTCAATTATCTTCTAGGCGAACAAAGTGATTTTTATTTCAAAGGCGAAAAAGGGTTTTCCACCAATGTAGAAAAGTATTTTTTGAGCGAATCACGCCAGACAGTGGCCATCATCAAACAAGGACAGGGCAAACAAGACTCACTCATTATCAATGACAAAGACCTTATAGGTCTGTTTGAGAATGTGGAATATGTCAAGTTTGCCCCCAAAAGCGAAGACTGGGTTTTGTTGAGTAACCGTGGCGGTGGGAGCTATGCCCTACACTTTTCGGATGGGCGAAGCCTAGGGCCTTTCAACCTAGGGGCTGTCAAACAAGCACCTGATGTATTGGTAGGGAAAGGCTGTAAAAACTGGGCTATCAGCTATACTGACAATAGCGGCAACAACCGCCTTATTATCAACAATGAAGAATGGAGCAATTCTTTTTTGGGTAATGTGGTCATCATTGCCGAAGGTGGGCAAGAGTATTTCTCGTGGTTTAGTATCGAAGACCGCACTATTTATTTGAACAAGTTGAT
Encoded proteins:
- a CDS encoding SPOR domain-containing protein, which produces MKNLRLWPLWSLMALLAACTPKGLPKATTVNDYREDLAQHRVQYPYSPETFEGNPQTITISLPADTTGFELSITQRLHKVLDTKPVRYVAPISTGTFDGYRIQIYRGRSREEAERAKASSYRIFPKMSAYMTYSAPNYRVKVGDFLEQTEYIKYYNRLKQEFPTAMIVPDKVQIVVVNDPNKQKKTTEEKKKSEEEEEYEEYEEFDKP
- the secA gene encoding preprotein translocase subunit SecA; translated protein: MSNLVTKVVTKLFGSKYERDLKRLLPYVTKVNQEWATLQSISPDELRQRSADLRAHIADQLQSIDTQISDLQAQAAESTDLSTKEAIFAQIDSLEDKRNERLEEVLIDILPKAFAIVKETARRFKENKQLRVQANMHDRQIAARKANVEINGETAIWHNSWQAAGNTVTWDMLHYDVQIIGGVVLHEGKIAEMATGEGKTLVATLPAFLNALAGRGVHIVTVNDYLAKRDSEWMAPIFEFHGMIVDCIDKYEPNSEERKAAYRADITYGTNNEFGFDYLRDNMAREIDQIVQRRHHYAMIDEVDSVLIDDARTPLIISGPIPRGDEHEYYELKPRIQRVVEEQKKVVQNFLSEAKRLVKEGKEKDAGLPLFRAFRGLPKNKPLIKFLSEPGMRTMMQKVENYYLQDNARQMPEADQPLYFTIDEKNNQIDLTEKGLEFITGNSEDPSFFILPDIGVEINNIEEKADLSEEEKLAQKEAVINDYSIKAQRIHAVNQLLKAYALFEREVDYIIVDGKVKIVDEQTGRVMEGRRYSDGLHQALEAKENVKIEDATQTYATITLQNYFRMYHKLSGMTGTAETEASEFWEIYKLDVTVIPTNVPIARKDEQDLVFKTIREKFNAVAEEVVRLTEQGRPVLVGTTSVEISELLSRMLTIRKIKHQVLNAKLHQKEAEIVAEAGKPGTVTIATNMAGRGTDIKLTPESKSAGGLAIIGTERHESRRVDRQLRGRSGRQGDPGSSQFFVSLEDDLMRRFGSDRIAKFMDRMGFQEGEVIQHSMITKSIERAQKKVEENNFGIRKRLLEYDDVMNAQREIVYKRRHTALHGERLEVDILNMLYQTSEDIAQGYQGEDAYESFKLAVYTNLGIELPVSLEQFSKVSAEQLTDLLYQGALRSYKAKNDRIAEQILPILEDIRQEKGAVVEEIVVPFTDGKRQINVAANLQKACETQGQHLIKSMEKNITLALIDQLWKEHLREMDDLKQSVQMAVHEQKDPLLVYKFEAFQLFSSFVSNLNRQTVSFLLKADVPRVEPNQMSEARPTPRRQQPKLRENKPEFGGNTPSAPLPTAPMPERIAEPIKSDKTIGRNDKVTVQYTDGSIKKDVKYKTVEQDLKNNRCVIID
- a CDS encoding ABC transporter ATP-binding protein, yielding MLTVKNLSQRYGQLAVLDRISFEIATGEVCAIIGPSGSGKTTLLGLCAGLDSATEGEIYLLDHPLHRLGEEARTAVRNRHVGFVFQNFQLIPTLTALENVMIPLELNRKPNARRQAAEWLDKVGLSARQRHYPVQLSGGEQQRVALARAFANQPQILFADEPTGNLDTETGQAIEALLFELNQSHQTTLILVTHDPELAEKAQHVIALKGGQIVSQSHQEGFIAK